A stretch of Roseofilum reptotaenium CS-1145 DNA encodes these proteins:
- a CDS encoding (2Fe-2S) ferredoxin domain-containing protein, with product MGKGSENSPEEVNCRYVWLCQHESCTRQGSAEVLAAFEGYASETVKVEAVGCQGQCNLAPTVRVLPDETWYCRVKPEDVSEIVESHLQGGEPVQRLLHPRIHWQYQYYSE from the coding sequence ATGGGTAAGGGGTCAGAAAATTCTCCAGAAGAGGTGAATTGTCGGTATGTTTGGCTTTGTCAACATGAATCTTGTACTAGGCAAGGATCGGCTGAGGTTTTAGCTGCTTTTGAAGGGTATGCGAGTGAAACCGTTAAAGTAGAAGCTGTTGGGTGTCAAGGACAATGTAATCTGGCTCCAACGGTGCGGGTTTTACCAGATGAAACTTGGTATTGTCGGGTAAAACCGGAAGATGTATCTGAGATTGTTGAATCCCATCTTCAGGGAGGGGAACCGGTACAGAGACTTCTGCATCCTCGTATCCATTGGCAATATCAATATTACAGTGAATAA
- the aroA gene encoding 3-phosphoshikimate 1-carboxyvinyltransferase: MTAPIVTLNLIGPNEDLIIQPPKTGVALQGKIQVPGDKSISHRSLMLGSLAQGETTIAGLLIGEDPQSTAACFRAMGVNITKLNSEEVKVNGLGLGALQEPTDILDCGNSGTTMRLMLGILASHKDRLFSVTGDHSLRSRPMSRVINPLKQMGAQIWGRKNHTLAPLAVQGTQLQPIHYHSPIASAQVKSCILLAGLMAEGETTVTEPALSRDHSERMLAAFGATVKTDPQTHSVTVVGPAQLSGQSIIIPGDISSAAFWLVAGAIIPDSDLIVENVGINPTRTGVLEVLEQMGADIEFLNQRIVTGEPVADLRVKSSRLHGCEFGGDVIPRLIDEIPILAVAAAFAEGKTVIKDAAELRVKESDRLAVMASELSRMGANITEHPDGLEIIGSTPLKGAEVDSYTDHRIAMSLAIAALNAQGKTTIHRAQAAAISYPSFTPTLEGLLIEG; this comes from the coding sequence ATGACCGCCCCGATTGTTACCCTAAATTTAATTGGCCCTAATGAAGATTTGATCATTCAACCCCCAAAAACTGGGGTAGCGCTACAGGGCAAGATTCAAGTGCCTGGAGATAAATCGATTTCCCATCGATCGCTGATGTTAGGGAGTTTAGCCCAAGGAGAAACAACGATCGCCGGATTGCTCATTGGAGAAGACCCCCAGAGTACCGCCGCCTGTTTCCGAGCCATGGGCGTAAATATTACAAAACTTAACTCCGAAGAAGTTAAAGTTAACGGTTTAGGACTCGGAGCACTACAGGAGCCAACTGATATTTTAGATTGTGGCAACTCTGGAACCACAATGCGCCTGATGTTGGGAATTTTAGCCTCCCATAAAGACCGCTTGTTTAGTGTAACGGGAGATCATTCCTTACGATCGCGTCCCATGTCCAGAGTGATTAACCCCCTAAAACAAATGGGCGCTCAAATTTGGGGACGTAAAAACCACACCCTTGCTCCTCTAGCTGTGCAAGGCACCCAACTCCAACCCATTCATTACCATTCCCCTATTGCCTCAGCCCAGGTCAAATCCTGTATTCTCCTGGCAGGACTGATGGCAGAAGGAGAAACCACGGTCACCGAACCCGCCCTATCTAGAGACCATAGCGAACGGATGTTAGCCGCTTTTGGCGCAACGGTGAAAACAGACCCCCAAACCCATTCGGTTACTGTTGTAGGGCCAGCTCAATTATCCGGTCAATCCATTATTATTCCTGGAGATATTAGTTCGGCAGCCTTTTGGTTAGTTGCAGGAGCCATCATTCCCGATAGCGACCTGATCGTTGAAAATGTTGGTATCAATCCTACCCGCACTGGAGTATTAGAAGTCTTAGAGCAAATGGGAGCCGATATTGAATTTCTCAATCAAAGAATAGTGACGGGTGAACCCGTAGCCGATTTACGAGTAAAATCGAGCCGTCTGCACGGATGCGAATTTGGCGGTGACGTAATTCCCCGCTTAATTGACGAAATTCCCATCTTAGCGGTCGCTGCTGCCTTTGCGGAAGGAAAAACCGTGATTAAAGACGCGGCAGAATTACGGGTTAAAGAAAGCGATCGCCTGGCCGTTATGGCCTCCGAACTGAGCCGTATGGGAGCCAACATTACCGAACACCCCGACGGCTTAGAAATTATTGGCTCTACCCCCCTCAAAGGAGCAGAAGTTGACAGCTATACCGACCACCGGATCGCCATGAGTTTGGCGATCGCCGCCCTCAATGCCCAAGGAAAAACCACCATTCATCGCGCCCAAGCAGCCGCCATTTCCTACCCCAGCTTTACCCCTACCCTAGAAGGACTGTTAATTGAGGGATAG
- a CDS encoding PAS domain S-box protein: MDSSNPTLELFKVFVEQTPAAVALFDQEMRYLLTSDRWLSEYGLRDIPLNNLTFYDTFPHCPEQWKPIHTECLLGNYEGCEEHYFFGEDGKLQWVEWDIRPWHNSSGEINGLIMFTQNITKRKRAEAAWMKIENRFNKLTANVPGIICQLLLKPEHPIQFTYVSPGCTKICELDPDALEQHPLLFQELIHPDDLSEYKASITTAIQNRSAWSWEGRIITTSGQIKWLACSTSPPDTQNSLEQQFLDDLPYNFTPNELLLDGLFIEVTERKQAELSLLQQETQLRALFKAMTDLILVLDREGHILEVAPTNCNLFTQDRLELYGMKISDLMPDENAHRLLANLRRSLETQKTIDVEYSMTLNDQIFWLAAKVSPLDMDTVVWVARDITRRKESEGKLEQYRDTLEDRVEQRTAELAAEVEERQQVEQSLRQHVQMLDLANDSIMILGLEGTIKYWNHGAHKLYGWTKQQAINQNIHSLLQTEFSIPLPTIHKILREQGYWEGELQQTKRDGTPVTVASRWTLQRDRQGRPAALLEINNDITYRFETEMALRKSEELYRTLAQNFPDGAVVLFDLDLRFTLAEGRELGKLRLAKDKLEGETPADIFPQSVSQLMEYHYQNALAGETEHFEISLGENFYLIQTLPVRNDDGYIMAGMALMQNITQRKRSEEAIRKSETRYREMAQREELINRLASQVRNSLNLDQILDIAVVEIQNLLQVDQCLFSWYQSQGEDTLQTPEFSPYGYVNVVKEAKTETLPTALGCFPVAADDPLLNNLLNLEMLQVDDVFSHEDPGIHQLYESRGYRAILFLPIKTAYGELGCVSCAHFDGPRRWTEDEVELLQTVTDQLAIAISQAELYRQATVAAENADRKAKELEETLRQLQRTQSQLIQSEKLSSLGQMVAGVAHEINNPVNFIYGNLVPARDYTADILGLLQLYQETFRDPPEPIEEEIEAIDLEFISEDLPRLLDSMQVGAERIREIVLSLRNFSRLDEAEMKKVDLHEGIDSTLMILQNRLKAKGDRPGVEVSKYYGKLPKIFCYPGQLNQVFMNLFSNAIDALEESNIAEPKITITTELIDNNQAVVKLKDNGPGIGEKVRQRLFDPFFTTKPVGKGTGLGLAISYQIIVEKHQGQLSCVSELGQGATFVIQIPAVSH; the protein is encoded by the coding sequence ATGGACAGTTCAAATCCTACTCTAGAGTTATTCAAAGTATTTGTTGAACAAACCCCTGCCGCTGTGGCTTTGTTCGACCAAGAAATGCGTTATTTACTCACCAGCGATCGCTGGCTGAGTGAATATGGTCTTAGGGATATCCCCCTAAACAACCTCACCTTCTATGACACCTTTCCCCATTGCCCAGAACAATGGAAACCCATTCATACAGAATGCTTATTAGGAAACTATGAAGGGTGTGAAGAACATTATTTTTTCGGAGAAGATGGAAAACTGCAATGGGTCGAATGGGATATTCGACCCTGGCATAATTCTTCCGGAGAAATTAATGGTCTCATCATGTTCACCCAAAATATTACTAAACGTAAACGAGCAGAGGCGGCTTGGATGAAAATTGAGAATCGGTTTAACAAACTTACAGCTAATGTCCCTGGAATTATCTGTCAACTCCTTCTTAAACCCGAACACCCCATCCAATTCACTTATGTTAGTCCAGGTTGCACCAAAATCTGTGAGCTTGATCCAGATGCCCTTGAGCAACATCCCCTTCTGTTTCAGGAATTAATCCATCCGGATGATTTATCAGAATACAAAGCTTCTATCACAACAGCGATTCAAAACCGATCGGCCTGGTCTTGGGAAGGCCGAATTATTACCACATCAGGTCAAATTAAATGGCTCGCTTGCTCCACTTCCCCCCCAGATACTCAAAACTCGCTAGAACAACAATTTTTAGACGATCTACCCTATAACTTTACTCCCAATGAACTGCTCCTAGATGGCCTATTTATTGAAGTTACTGAACGCAAACAGGCAGAACTAAGCCTTCTACAACAGGAAACCCAGTTAAGGGCCCTGTTTAAAGCCATGACTGATTTGATCCTCGTCCTCGATCGAGAAGGTCACATCCTAGAAGTTGCCCCAACCAACTGTAACCTCTTTACTCAAGACCGGCTTGAACTCTATGGCATGAAAATCAGCGATCTCATGCCTGACGAAAATGCCCATCGCCTACTTGCCAATCTTCGTCGTTCCTTAGAAACCCAAAAAACGATTGATGTAGAATACTCGATGACCCTAAATGACCAAATTTTTTGGTTAGCGGCCAAAGTCTCTCCCTTAGATATGGATACTGTGGTTTGGGTTGCCCGTGATATTACCCGTCGCAAAGAATCAGAGGGAAAATTAGAGCAATATCGAGATACCTTAGAAGATCGAGTTGAACAAAGAACCGCTGAACTAGCAGCAGAAGTTGAAGAACGTCAACAAGTGGAACAGTCCCTACGCCAGCATGTACAAATGCTGGATTTAGCCAATGATTCCATTATGATTCTGGGCTTAGAGGGAACGATTAAATATTGGAATCATGGGGCCCATAAGCTCTATGGTTGGACCAAACAACAAGCGATTAATCAGAATATTCATAGTCTCTTACAAACGGAATTTAGTATCCCTTTACCGACTATTCACAAAATTTTGCGAGAACAAGGGTATTGGGAAGGAGAATTACAACAAACCAAGCGTGATGGAACTCCAGTAACTGTTGCCAGTCGATGGACGCTTCAGCGAGATAGACAGGGCCGTCCAGCCGCCCTGTTAGAAATTAATAATGATATTACTTATCGCTTTGAAACTGAGATGGCCTTACGCAAAAGCGAGGAACTCTATCGCACATTGGCTCAAAATTTTCCGGATGGTGCAGTGGTCTTATTCGATCTCGACCTCCGGTTTACCCTGGCAGAAGGCCGAGAATTAGGGAAGTTACGATTAGCTAAAGACAAATTAGAAGGGGAAACTCCCGCAGACATCTTTCCTCAATCGGTCAGTCAATTGATGGAATATCATTACCAAAATGCGTTAGCGGGAGAAACGGAACACTTTGAAATTTCTTTGGGGGAAAACTTTTATTTAATTCAGACCCTACCGGTTAGAAATGATGACGGATATATTATGGCGGGTATGGCTTTAATGCAGAATATTACTCAGCGTAAGCGCTCTGAAGAAGCCATTCGTAAAAGTGAAACTCGCTATCGAGAAATGGCCCAACGGGAGGAGTTGATTAACCGTTTGGCTTCTCAAGTCCGTAATTCTTTGAATCTTGACCAGATTTTGGACATAGCGGTGGTCGAAATTCAGAATTTGTTACAGGTGGATCAGTGTTTATTTAGTTGGTATCAGTCCCAGGGAGAAGACACACTACAAACTCCAGAATTTTCTCCCTATGGATATGTAAATGTGGTCAAAGAGGCAAAAACGGAAACTTTACCAACCGCATTGGGGTGTTTTCCAGTAGCTGCTGACGATCCGCTGTTGAATAATTTACTTAATCTAGAAATGCTCCAAGTGGATGATGTCTTCAGTCATGAAGACCCAGGAATTCATCAGCTTTATGAAAGTCGAGGATATCGGGCGATCCTTTTTTTACCGATTAAAACGGCTTATGGCGAGTTAGGATGTGTCAGTTGTGCCCATTTTGATGGCCCCCGTCGATGGACAGAGGATGAAGTAGAATTATTACAAACTGTCACGGATCAGTTGGCGATCGCGATTAGCCAAGCTGAACTCTATCGTCAGGCGACTGTAGCGGCGGAAAACGCCGATCGCAAAGCCAAAGAACTTGAAGAAACCCTCAGACAACTGCAACGTACCCAATCCCAACTGATTCAAAGCGAAAAACTCTCTAGTCTTGGTCAAATGGTTGCCGGTGTTGCCCATGAAATTAATAATCCCGTCAACTTTATTTATGGTAATTTAGTTCCGGCAAGAGATTATACGGCTGATATTCTCGGACTCTTACAACTCTATCAGGAAACCTTTCGCGATCCACCAGAACCAATAGAAGAAGAAATTGAAGCGATCGATCTAGAATTTATTAGTGAAGATTTACCCCGACTCCTAGACTCGATGCAAGTGGGAGCAGAACGGATTCGGGAAATTGTCCTATCTCTGCGTAACTTCTCCCGATTGGATGAAGCAGAAATGAAAAAGGTTGATCTCCATGAAGGCATTGATAGCACCTTAATGATTCTCCAAAATCGGTTAAAAGCCAAAGGCGATCGCCCAGGGGTAGAAGTAAGCAAATATTATGGTAAATTACCCAAGATTTTCTGCTATCCAGGACAACTTAATCAAGTATTTATGAACTTGTTTAGTAATGCGATTGATGCCTTGGAAGAGTCTAATATAGCTGAACCCAAAATCACAATTACGACTGAATTAATCGACAATAACCAAGCTGTCGTCAAACTAAAGGATAATGGACCAGGAATTGGCGAAAAAGTTCGTCAACGGTTGTTTGACCCCTTCTTTACGACCAAACCTGTGGGTAAAGGAACCGGCTTAGGATTAGCTATTAGTTATCAAATTATTGTGGAAAAACATCAAGGACAACTCAGTTGTGTTTCTGAATTGGGTCAGGGCGCAACCTTTGTGATTCAAATTCCCGCAGTTTCCCATTAG
- a CDS encoding ABC transporter substrate-binding protein: MLSTTLFVALNWGCTPQIPQDSSAPPAAETMPFVAVTQIVEHPALDATRDGIQDELKAAGYTAGGTLTWKWESAQGSPATAAQIASAFVAEKPDVIVAIATPSAQAAVSASTDIPVIFSAVTDPVAAKLVENLDQPGGLVTGVSDLSPVDRHVSLMQEINPNLKTIGVIYNAGEANAVSLVNLLKDQAQIKGLSVEEATVANSSGVVTAAQNLVGKADVIYVPTDNTVVSALESVIQVGIDNKIGIYSGDTASVKRGTIASLGFDYYDVGRQTGKQVIRILEGESPGNISVESVDTLKLYVNPKAAEAMGVTLPASVLDQADTVVD; encoded by the coding sequence TTGCTCAGTACAACGCTGTTCGTTGCCCTGAACTGGGGATGTACTCCCCAAATCCCTCAAGACTCCTCTGCTCCTCCTGCTGCAGAAACCATGCCCTTTGTGGCAGTCACTCAGATTGTAGAACATCCGGCTCTAGATGCTACCCGTGATGGCATACAGGATGAGTTAAAAGCAGCCGGATATACGGCTGGAGGAACCCTAACCTGGAAGTGGGAGAGCGCCCAAGGCTCACCGGCAACTGCCGCCCAAATTGCGTCTGCGTTTGTAGCAGAAAAACCGGATGTCATTGTGGCGATCGCCACTCCATCCGCCCAAGCAGCCGTTTCTGCCAGTACCGATATTCCTGTAATTTTCAGTGCGGTCACCGATCCAGTCGCAGCCAAATTAGTGGAAAACCTCGATCAACCTGGTGGTCTAGTCACGGGAGTGAGCGACCTATCTCCTGTCGATCGCCATGTGTCCTTAATGCAAGAAATTAATCCTAATCTGAAGACAATTGGTGTAATTTATAATGCCGGAGAAGCCAACGCCGTTTCCTTAGTCAATTTACTCAAAGACCAAGCCCAAATTAAAGGATTATCCGTCGAAGAAGCCACCGTTGCCAATTCCAGTGGTGTAGTCACTGCTGCCCAAAATTTGGTTGGGAAAGCCGATGTAATTTATGTGCCCACGGATAATACGGTGGTTTCAGCTCTAGAATCAGTGATTCAAGTGGGGATTGATAATAAAATTGGCATTTATTCTGGAGATACTGCTTCTGTAAAGCGGGGGACAATCGCCAGCTTAGGATTTGATTATTATGATGTTGGCCGACAAACCGGCAAACAAGTCATCCGTATTTTGGAAGGAGAATCCCCTGGTAATATCTCTGTAGAATCCGTCGATACCCTAAAACTGTATGTTAACCCCAAAGCTGCCGAAGCCATGGGTGTAACCCTTCCCGCGTCAGTCCTCGATCAGGCGGATACGGTAGTAGATTAG
- a CDS encoding ABC transporter permease yields the protein MLMTALLGAIELGLLYSLVGLGVYLSFRVLDFPDLTVDGSFPLGGAVAATLIVNGMHPIIATAVAIAAGALSGACTAWLTVQFKILNLLSSILTMIALYSLNLRIMGRPNVPLLGETTLFTPLNSLSVPRQVVIPIILVIIVILLKVGLDALLATQWGLALRATGANSTMARAQGVDPGMMIIVGMALSNALVALAGALFAQIYGFADVTLGVGTIVLGLAAVIIGETFIPGKTIFQGTLSVILGALAYRLAIAIALNANFMGLQAQDLNLVTALLVAIALILPQTPLKKLTLKN from the coding sequence TTGCTTATGACTGCCCTCTTAGGAGCCATTGAACTGGGTTTACTCTATAGTCTCGTCGGTTTAGGCGTGTATCTATCCTTTCGTGTCCTTGACTTTCCCGATTTAACCGTCGATGGCAGTTTTCCCCTTGGAGGTGCTGTAGCTGCCACCTTAATCGTCAATGGAATGCATCCGATCATTGCCACAGCAGTGGCGATCGCTGCTGGGGCACTTTCAGGAGCTTGCACTGCCTGGCTAACCGTACAATTCAAGATCCTCAATCTGCTCTCTAGCATTCTCACCATGATCGCCCTCTATTCCCTCAATCTGCGGATCATGGGTCGCCCCAATGTTCCCCTTTTGGGAGAAACCACCCTCTTTACTCCCCTGAATAGCCTCTCTGTGCCCCGTCAAGTGGTCATTCCCATCATTTTGGTCATCATTGTCATTTTGCTCAAAGTTGGCCTAGATGCCCTCTTAGCAACCCAATGGGGCTTGGCATTGCGGGCAACTGGTGCCAACTCAACCATGGCTCGCGCTCAAGGGGTCGATCCCGGAATGATGATTATTGTGGGTATGGCCTTAAGCAATGCCCTGGTTGCCCTGGCGGGGGCACTCTTTGCCCAAATTTATGGATTTGCCGATGTCACCCTGGGAGTAGGAACTATTGTCCTTGGATTAGCCGCCGTGATTATTGGCGAAACCTTTATCCCTGGAAAAACCATCTTTCAAGGTACATTAAGCGTCATTTTAGGTGCACTGGCGTATCGTTTAGCCATCGCTATTGCCCTGAATGCCAATTTTATGGGACTTCAGGCCCAAGACTTAAATCTAGTTACGGCCTTATTAGTCGCGATCGCCCTCATCTTACCCCAAACCCCCCTTAAAAAATTAACCCTTAAAAATTAA
- a CDS encoding glucose-1-phosphate adenylyltransferase produces the protein MKNVLGIILGGGAGTRLYPLTKLRAKPAVPLAGKYRLIDIPVSNCINSEIFKIYVLTQFNSASLNRHVTRAYSFSSFSEGFVEILAAQQTANDTDSWFEGTADAVRKYLWLMQEWDIDEYLILSGDHLYRMDYRDFINYHRESQADITLSVVPIDEERASDFGLMKIDETGRIIDFSEKPKGDDLKKMAVDTTILGLSPEEAKQKPYIASMGIYVFKKDLMGKLLTENPTQKDFGKEVLPFAAAQDYRVQAYLFNDYWEDIGTIKAFYEANLALTEQPTPPFSFYDETAPIYSRSRFLPPSKLLEAKVTQSIVAEGCILKNCTIHHSVLGVRSRVEADCVVEDSMLMGSDFYEPFAERHSGIQKGKVPVGIGEGSTIRGAIIDKNARIGRNVKIINKDQVEEGNNKETEKLGFLIRGGVVVIIKNATIPDGTVI, from the coding sequence GTGAAAAATGTCTTAGGGATTATTCTCGGAGGAGGGGCAGGAACCAGACTGTACCCTTTGACCAAACTACGGGCTAAACCAGCCGTACCTTTAGCTGGTAAATACCGGTTGATTGATATTCCCGTCAGTAACTGTATCAACTCCGAGATTTTCAAAATCTATGTTCTGACTCAATTCAACTCCGCTTCCCTAAACCGCCATGTGACTCGCGCCTATAGCTTTTCTAGCTTCTCGGAAGGCTTTGTAGAAATTCTGGCGGCTCAACAGACGGCGAATGACACTGACAGTTGGTTTGAAGGGACAGCCGATGCGGTGCGTAAATATCTATGGTTAATGCAAGAATGGGATATTGATGAATATTTGATCCTATCGGGAGATCATCTGTACCGTATGGATTATCGGGATTTCATCAACTACCACCGGGAAAGCCAGGCGGATATTACCCTGTCGGTAGTTCCTATTGATGAGGAACGTGCCTCTGATTTTGGGTTAATGAAAATCGATGAGACGGGACGAATCATTGATTTCAGTGAGAAACCCAAGGGAGATGATCTGAAAAAAATGGCGGTGGATACGACCATTTTGGGTCTTTCTCCAGAAGAAGCGAAACAAAAGCCCTATATTGCCTCCATGGGCATTTATGTCTTCAAAAAAGATTTGATGGGCAAACTGCTCACGGAAAATCCGACGCAAAAAGACTTTGGTAAGGAAGTTCTACCTTTTGCTGCGGCTCAGGATTACAGAGTGCAGGCCTACCTGTTCAATGATTATTGGGAAGATATCGGAACGATTAAGGCGTTTTATGAAGCGAACCTGGCGCTAACGGAACAACCGACTCCACCGTTTAGTTTCTATGATGAAACCGCCCCGATTTATAGTCGTTCACGGTTCTTACCTCCTTCTAAGCTATTGGAGGCGAAGGTGACTCAATCGATTGTGGCAGAGGGCTGTATTCTCAAGAATTGTACTATCCATCATTCGGTTTTGGGTGTGCGATCGCGCGTAGAAGCCGATTGTGTGGTCGAAGATTCCATGCTGATGGGTTCAGACTTCTACGAACCGTTTGCTGAACGCCACTCCGGGATTCAGAAAGGAAAGGTTCCAGTGGGAATTGGCGAAGGAAGCACGATCCGAGGGGCAATTATTGATAAGAATGCTCGCATCGGTCGCAATGTCAAAATTATTAATAAAGACCAGGTGGAAGAAGGAAACAATAAAGAGACTGAAAAGCTAGGCTTTTTAATTCGTGGTGGAGTGGTGGTGATTATTAAAAATGCCACTATTCCCGATGGTACAGTGATTTAG
- a CDS encoding AAA family ATPase, with protein sequence MMTDSCRLILLIGLPGSGKSTLAHQLMAAWPTYRLVSTDAIRRQLFGNAAVQGDWRLIWNQVRLQFQSALLEGAPTIYDATNAKRANRHDVIQLGRELGFSSITGIWIRTRLQECLARNRSRDRQVPEEVILTMYRQLWGAPPSLSEGMNHLIFYQPRRELYDD encoded by the coding sequence ATGATGACTGACTCCTGCCGACTGATTCTATTAATTGGTCTTCCAGGTAGCGGGAAGTCTACCCTAGCTCACCAGTTGATGGCGGCTTGGCCGACCTATCGACTGGTTTCTACTGATGCTATTCGGCGGCAATTGTTTGGAAATGCCGCAGTTCAAGGGGATTGGAGATTAATCTGGAATCAAGTCAGGTTACAGTTTCAGTCAGCTCTGCTCGAAGGGGCACCAACGATTTATGATGCAACGAATGCGAAACGAGCCAACCGCCACGACGTGATTCAGCTTGGCCGTGAATTAGGGTTTTCTTCGATTACCGGGATTTGGATTAGAACTAGGTTACAGGAGTGTTTGGCGAGAAATCGATCGCGCGATCGCCAAGTTCCTGAAGAGGTAATCTTAACTATGTACCGCCAGCTTTGGGGTGCGCCTCCGAGTCTGAGTGAGGGTATGAATCATTTGATTTTTTATCAACCCAGGAGGGAACTCTATGATGATTGA
- a CDS encoding Rieske 2Fe-2S domain-containing protein gives MQPILPGAPWLIAHKSMLGINHPYKVTLNAQDYVLWQNSSGEVFALNNICPHMQAPLSNGWICEQRNTIACPFHAVEFDGSGRLWREGQLSRAPLANPLELIIDGDLIWTYGGFEPRLPVPELHRQVASEYEFLGVTAQRSIQSDFLSSLMINYDHDHQNGTHREFFKVKSCQSKFVTKEGIYAKVSQTAEKDDYTAEEITANPMLGAIPEVMQNFLEYVFPSTQFFCLVSPDVQTYQGHILYPETETTTKTFIVLYAKFSDRALKSVMQESLLNMASIVVQQDVECLESLYPRQNAKIHLPNEEIMFYAEDLYQHWNSMLTL, from the coding sequence ATGCAACCGATTCTTCCTGGTGCGCCTTGGCTAATCGCGCACAAGTCCATGCTGGGGATCAATCACCCCTATAAAGTCACCTTGAATGCCCAAGATTATGTCCTTTGGCAGAATTCCTCTGGAGAAGTTTTCGCTCTCAATAACATTTGTCCGCATATGCAAGCTCCTTTATCCAATGGCTGGATTTGTGAGCAGCGCAATACGATCGCCTGTCCATTTCATGCTGTAGAATTCGATGGGTCGGGTCGCTTGTGGCGAGAAGGTCAATTGAGTCGAGCGCCATTGGCTAACCCCTTAGAGTTAATTATTGATGGCGATTTGATCTGGACTTACGGTGGTTTTGAGCCTCGGCTCCCTGTCCCTGAGTTGCACCGACAGGTTGCTTCTGAGTACGAATTTCTAGGTGTAACAGCCCAGAGAAGCATTCAAAGTGATTTTTTGAGTAGTCTGATGATTAACTATGACCACGATCATCAAAATGGCACTCATCGAGAATTTTTTAAAGTTAAATCCTGTCAGTCGAAATTCGTGACTAAAGAGGGCATCTACGCCAAGGTTTCGCAAACTGCTGAGAAGGACGACTACACGGCAGAGGAAATTACTGCAAATCCTATGCTAGGAGCTATTCCAGAGGTTATGCAGAATTTTCTAGAGTATGTATTTCCATCAACACAGTTCTTTTGCTTGGTTTCTCCCGATGTTCAAACCTATCAAGGTCATATTCTTTATCCGGAAACAGAGACGACCACCAAAACATTTATTGTGCTCTATGCAAAATTCAGCGATCGCGCACTGAAATCAGTCATGCAAGAATCCTTACTCAATATGGCTTCAATTGTGGTTCAACAAGACGTTGAATGTCTTGAAAGTTTGTATCCACGGCAAAACGCTAAAATTCATCTGCCTAATGAAGAAATTATGTTCTACGCAGAAGACCTTTATCAACACTGGAACTCGATGCTTACGCTCTAA